From a region of the Helianthus annuus cultivar XRQ/B chromosome 5, HanXRQr2.0-SUNRISE, whole genome shotgun sequence genome:
- the LOC110939879 gene encoding G patch domain-containing protein 11 has product MADEDDDYMGDLSKFLSSQPETSTNPPAKKVYNTSNSSKSTSLQPSKKRQKTLNWQQQRKQKREIKQAQEDEQTLASLESAIPQSNIGFKMLTQMGYTPGSGLGGSGRVEPVGVEIRRSRAGIGREDPIKEKMRREEELGWESKRREEELMADFGCRVKERWRSKRVVVNFYKAKGVLDQLENKEVVELEKKDEDDGGDEEEEEEEVITEEDLHEILMKLRDNFHYCLFCGCQYESTDALLDNCPGINEDDH; this is encoded by the exons ATGgcggatgaagatgatgattacaTGGGCGACCTCTCAAAGTTCCTATCTTCCCAACCGGAAACCTCCACAAACCCTCCCGCCAAAAAG GTTTATAACACCAGTAACAGTAGTAAATCAACTAGTTTACAGCCTTCAAAGAAGAGACAAAAAACCCTAAACTGGCAACAACAAAGAAAACAAAAGCGAGAAATTAAACAAGCACAAGAGGATGAACAAACCCTAGCTAGCCTAGAATCAGCAATACCTCAATCCAACATTGGGTTCAAGATGTTGACACAGATGGGTTATACCCCAGGGTCTGGGTTGggtgggtcgggtcgggttgagCCGGTGGGGGTGGAGATACGGAGGTCGAGAGCTGGGATCGGGCGGGAGGATCCGATAAAGGAGAAGATGAGGAGGGAGGAGGAGTTGGGGTGGGAGAGTAAGAGGAGAGAGGAAGAGTTGATGGCGGATTTCGGGTGTCGGGTTAAAGAGAGGTGGAGGAGTAAGAGGGTGGTTGTGAATTTTTATAAGGCGAAAGGGGTGTTGGATCAGTTGGAGAATAAAGAGGTTGTGGAGTTGGAGAAGAAGGATgaggatgatggtggtgatgaggaggaggaagaggaggaagTGATTACGGAAGAG GATTTGCATGAAATATTGATGAAGCTGAGGGATAATTTTCACTACTGTCTCTTTTGTGGATGTCAG TATGAATCAACGGATGCACTTTTGGATAACTGTCCTGGCATTAATGAAGACGATCACTAG
- the LOC110939880 gene encoding protein EMSY-LIKE 1 isoform X2, producing MMQHEMESQIHYLEQIAYSSVLRAFKAQSDALSWEKEGLITELRKELRVSDDEHRELLSKVNTDDIIIRIREWRTSGGTRSAMINVPQSIHDPIPLSPTVSASRKRQKTSMPLSLPTQSFPGLGSGIQTPKPSPRYPLMGRTPRGMLSNHGSAVIPYTNETSDVGTKDPLIGKKLRTRWPDDNSFYEAVIVDCNTQIPPEDIQWIGEDPGYHQVSHGGPHGYSNQLSHGGGRGSRGNSKEQSRKGYPPPLQNGDHMKASDEIEILHTDTLIKEVEKVFDATHPDLLEIEKAKKMLREHERALIDVIAKLADASDSDSGGDQRFMHGQAMDGEVGARSLIQYGSNQYGTGMGMRGTDNQAEEYVDII from the exons ATGATGCAGCATGAGATGGAGTCGCAGATTCATTACCTTGAGCAAATAGCTTACAGTTCGGTGCTACGAGCTTTCAAAGCACAGTCTGATGCCCTTTCATGG GAAAAGGAAGGATTAATAACAGAGCTTCGAAAAGAGCTGCGAGTTTCTGATGACGAGCATAGAGAATTGCTCTCAAAGGTAAACACCGATGACATCATCATAAGGATCAGGGAATGGAGGACTTCTGGTGGGACCCGCAGTGCAATGATTAACGTTCCTCAATCTATCCACGACCCGATTCCACTGAGTCCAACTGTTTCAGCCTCTAGGAAGAGGCAAAAGACGTCTATGCCCCTGTCTTTACCTACTCAGTCTTTTCCTGGCTTGGGAAGTGGAATTCAAACTCCTAAACCC TCCCCAAGGTACCCCTTAATGGGTCGAACCCCACGCGGAATGCTTTCGAATCATGGTTCTGCTGTTATCCCTTACACGAATGAAACAAGTGATGTCGGTACAAAGGATCCATTGATTGGGAAGAAACTAAGAACTAGATGGCCCGATGACAATAGCTTTTATGAGGCTGTCATTGTTGACTGCAATACGCAG ATTCCTCCAGAGGATATTCAATGGATAGGTGAGGATCCGGGATACCATCAAGTTAGTCATGGTGGGCCCCATGGATACAGTAATCAATTGAGCCATGGAGGTGGAAGGGGTAGTAGAGGGAACTCGAAGGAACAATCTAGAAAAGGATACCCACCGCCCTTGCAGAACGGCGATCATATGAAGGCTTCAGATGAAATAGAGATACTTCACACCGACACTCTTATAAAAGAG GTGGAAAAGGTGTTTGATGCTACTCATCCTGATTTACTTGAGATCGAAAAGGCAAAGAAAATGCTCAGG GAACATGAACGAGCACTGATTGATGTCATTGCGAAGCTTGCTGATGCATCTGACAGCGATAGCG GTGGAGATCAACGATTCATGCATGGGCAAGCAATGGATGGGGAAGTGGGAGCCCGGAGCCTAATACAGTATGGAAGCAATCAGTATGGTACGGGGATGGGCATGCGAGGAACTGATAACCAAGCGGAGGAGTATGTGGATATCATCTAG
- the LOC110939880 gene encoding protein EMSY-LIKE 1 isoform X1: protein MMQHEMESQIHYLEQIAYSSVLRAFKAQSDALSWEKEGLITELRKELRVSDDEHRELLSKVNTDDIIIRIREWRTSGGTRSAMINVPQSIHDPIPLSPTVSASRKRQKTSMPLSLPTQSFPGLGSGIQTPKPSPRYPLMGRTPRGMLSNHGSAVIPYTNETSDVGTKDPLIGKKLRTRWPDDNSFYEAVIVDCNTQGRHRLLYNKNTPQESYEWVSLKEIPPEDIQWIGEDPGYHQVSHGGPHGYSNQLSHGGGRGSRGNSKEQSRKGYPPPLQNGDHMKASDEIEILHTDTLIKEVEKVFDATHPDLLEIEKAKKMLREHERALIDVIAKLADASDSDSGGDQRFMHGQAMDGEVGARSLIQYGSNQYGTGMGMRGTDNQAEEYVDII, encoded by the exons ATGATGCAGCATGAGATGGAGTCGCAGATTCATTACCTTGAGCAAATAGCTTACAGTTCGGTGCTACGAGCTTTCAAAGCACAGTCTGATGCCCTTTCATGG GAAAAGGAAGGATTAATAACAGAGCTTCGAAAAGAGCTGCGAGTTTCTGATGACGAGCATAGAGAATTGCTCTCAAAGGTAAACACCGATGACATCATCATAAGGATCAGGGAATGGAGGACTTCTGGTGGGACCCGCAGTGCAATGATTAACGTTCCTCAATCTATCCACGACCCGATTCCACTGAGTCCAACTGTTTCAGCCTCTAGGAAGAGGCAAAAGACGTCTATGCCCCTGTCTTTACCTACTCAGTCTTTTCCTGGCTTGGGAAGTGGAATTCAAACTCCTAAACCC TCCCCAAGGTACCCCTTAATGGGTCGAACCCCACGCGGAATGCTTTCGAATCATGGTTCTGCTGTTATCCCTTACACGAATGAAACAAGTGATGTCGGTACAAAGGATCCATTGATTGGGAAGAAACTAAGAACTAGATGGCCCGATGACAATAGCTTTTATGAGGCTGTCATTGTTGACTGCAATACGCAG GGACGGCATCGTTTGCTTTATAATAAAAATACACCACAGGAAAGCTATGAATGGGTTAGTCTCAAGGAG ATTCCTCCAGAGGATATTCAATGGATAGGTGAGGATCCGGGATACCATCAAGTTAGTCATGGTGGGCCCCATGGATACAGTAATCAATTGAGCCATGGAGGTGGAAGGGGTAGTAGAGGGAACTCGAAGGAACAATCTAGAAAAGGATACCCACCGCCCTTGCAGAACGGCGATCATATGAAGGCTTCAGATGAAATAGAGATACTTCACACCGACACTCTTATAAAAGAG GTGGAAAAGGTGTTTGATGCTACTCATCCTGATTTACTTGAGATCGAAAAGGCAAAGAAAATGCTCAGG GAACATGAACGAGCACTGATTGATGTCATTGCGAAGCTTGCTGATGCATCTGACAGCGATAGCG GTGGAGATCAACGATTCATGCATGGGCAAGCAATGGATGGGGAAGTGGGAGCCCGGAGCCTAATACAGTATGGAAGCAATCAGTATGGTACGGGGATGGGCATGCGAGGAACTGATAACCAAGCGGAGGAGTATGTGGATATCATCTAG